One stretch of Candidatus Thorarchaeota archaeon DNA includes these proteins:
- a CDS encoding HAMP domain-containing histidine kinase has translation MQQLEIMGTAEILGGVVFALVALIGICGFSRDRRYRTWSVSQFMYALVLMVPDTLHYDAFLLPSVRLMVQLMAALLLFWAFYHHQAVRRGILIQAAAILILSCAMTLIVSVAALPPTILVIPAALVTSVAAVAVARVLFQYPGPQPLLHTVSAVVLCVWSAANLPFLLMPFLDVPAIFGGIQYVTHLAVTAAMLLSSIELTKSSLERELLVTHTISSILTHDLRSFLNIASGALELAEDSGTKNMKPIATARDALDAASRFMNETRTALVSLAPVSPVVEACPVTEIVSRLVERVRAEHRLDEDSLTVRGCVDSHDRVSPIIGQALWNIIDNGIRHAVGRPSIVLECVAGDAVTFRISDNAGGLPVALKRALNEGGQVPNASRMGLVLVREIARVFDADLSVDDIASDGRVVGSVFTLKVPKVP, from the coding sequence TTGCAACAACTCGAAATCATGGGAACAGCGGAGATACTTGGAGGGGTGGTCTTCGCTCTCGTAGCGCTCATTGGAATCTGCGGCTTCTCGCGAGATAGACGGTACAGGACATGGTCAGTCTCACAGTTCATGTACGCGCTAGTCCTCATGGTCCCAGACACGCTTCACTATGACGCGTTCCTGCTACCGTCGGTGAGGCTCATGGTGCAGCTGATGGCAGCATTGCTCCTATTCTGGGCGTTCTACCACCACCAGGCTGTCAGAAGAGGCATCCTCATCCAAGCTGCAGCCATCCTGATTCTGTCCTGTGCGATGACACTGATTGTGTCTGTAGCCGCTCTGCCCCCGACGATACTGGTGATCCCGGCGGCCCTCGTCACTTCAGTAGCCGCTGTTGCAGTGGCGAGGGTGCTATTTCAGTATCCGGGACCACAACCTTTACTGCACACCGTGTCAGCTGTTGTGCTATGCGTGTGGTCTGCTGCAAATCTACCCTTCTTGCTGATGCCGTTTCTTGATGTGCCCGCCATCTTTGGCGGAATTCAATATGTGACTCATCTCGCAGTGACAGCAGCAATGCTCCTCTCATCCATCGAGCTGACCAAGAGCAGTCTGGAACGAGAGCTTCTGGTCACCCACACTATCAGCAGCATTCTGACTCACGACCTTCGAAGCTTCCTTAACATCGCATCAGGCGCCCTGGAGCTTGCCGAGGACTCGGGAACGAAGAACATGAAGCCAATTGCGACAGCAAGAGATGCCCTCGATGCCGCTTCCAGATTCATGAATGAGACACGCACTGCATTGGTGTCTCTTGCTCCAGTATCGCCAGTGGTGGAGGCCTGCCCGGTCACAGAGATTGTCAGCAGACTGGTCGAACGTGTCAGAGCAGAACACCGACTTGATGAGGACAGCTTGACCGTTCGCGGTTGTGTAGACAGTCATGACAGAGTGTCACCCATCATTGGCCAAGCGCTCTGGAACATCATCGATAACGGGATTAGACACGCGGTCGGAAGACCAAGCATCGTGTTGGAGTGCGTGGCAGGAGATGCTGTGACTTTCAGAATCTCCGATAACGCGGGAGGACTGCCCGTGGCACTGAAGAGGGCGCTTAACGAGGGGGGACAAGTGCCGAACGCCTCACGGATGGGGCTCGTCTTGGTGCGCGAGATCGCCAGAGTCTTTGACGCGGACCTCTCCGTTGATGACATTGCGAGTGATGGTCGTGTCGTGGGCTCAGTCTTCACTCTAAAGGTGCCCAAGGTCCCGTGA